From the genome of Gemmatimonadota bacterium:
TTCGTCTGGGTGGTGTTGAAATTCAGCTTGAGGAACTGAGTGTTGTCAATGTAGCTGAAGCGCCGTTGCCTTTGGATCCGTTTTCCGAAAGTGCATCGGGTATTGACCATCGGCTGGATTGGCGGCATCTCGATCTTCGCGTTCCGCGCAATCGGTTGATTTTTGAGATACAAACTACTGTTGAAGGGGCGATGCGCGAGTACTGGATGCAAAATCATTTTATCGAGATACATTCTCCCAAACTGATGGGTACAGCCAGTGAATCGGGAGCGGAGTTGTTTGCGTTGCCGTATTTCAATTCCACAGCTTATCTGGCGCAATCGCCTCAGTTTTACAAACAGATGGCGATGGCGTCTGGTTTTGATCGCGTGTTTGAGATTGCGCCCGTTTTTCGCGCTGATCCCTCATTTACTTCACGCCATACGACGGAGTTTACCAGTGTGGATGTCGAGATCGCATGGATTGATAGTCACGAGGATGTGATGGCATTTGAAGAAGCATGGCTGCAACATGTCATTTATACAGTGCGAGAAAGACACGGTGACGCTATTGCGGAAAATTACGATGTTGAACTCGCGGTGCCAGTACTGCCTTTTCCGCGGATCGCGATGGCCGAGGCATTGAAGGTGTTGTCTGAACAGGGTCACGCACCAGAGCGGGAAGGCGACCTCGATCCAAAGGGCGAGCGTCTGCTCGGTGAATATATCGGCAAAACCCGGGGTTGCGATTATGTCTTTGTGATAGATTACCCGGTATCTGTGCGGCCATTTTACCAC
Proteins encoded in this window:
- the aspS gene encoding aspartate--tRNA(Asn) ligase yields the protein MKYIAISELSKYIGQTVTLHGWVHTLRDQKYVQFLILRNRTGSVQVVHEKTGALAERVSALTRESAVTISGRVVENIGVRLGGVEIQLEELSVVNVAEAPLPLDPFSESASGIDHRLDWRHLDLRVPRNRLIFEIQTTVEGAMREYWMQNHFIEIHSPKLMGTASESGAELFALPYFNSTAYLAQSPQFYKQMAMASGFDRVFEIAPVFRADPSFTSRHTTEFTSVDVEIAWIDSHEDVMAFEEAWLQHVIYTVRERHGDAIAENYDVELAVPVLPFPRIAMAEALKVLSEQGHAPEREGDLDPKGERLLGEYIGKTRGCDYVFVIDYPVSVRPFYHMLHPEQPALTRSFDLLYRGVEITTGAQREHRPDVLRAQAREKGLDLEVIQFYLDFFKYGCPPHGGFGFGLSRLLMIMLGLPSVRETTFLSRTPNRLHP